Below is a window of Haloglycomyces albus DSM 45210 DNA.
ACCGCGCGCGCGAGAGTGCGTGGCAGGGAACGACCGCCGTCCCCATCGGCGGGGTTGATCAAGAATCCGGCGTAAATCGGCAGAAGGGCAAAACCACAAGGATTGACCGCGGCGACGGCGCCCGCCGCTAGGGCGAAGGCGAGAGACAGGTCCGACATTCATTCATCGTCGCAAATCGCGGCGCACCGGAATGGAACGGCTCTAACAACGACCGAGTGGTGAACGTTGGTATCCGACCGGATTGCGTCTCAGTTCCCCGCAAATCGGACCAGCGACGCCTCGTCCACGACGGTGATCTTGGCACGTCCCAGTTTGATCCACCCGCTCTCGGCGAATTCACCGAGAACCTTGGTGGTCGTTTCGCGTGAGGTTCCCACCAGGGCCCCCAACTGTTCATGCGTCAGGTGCACGGTGGGCTTGCGGTCCTGTTGTTCCACCAGGGTGCAGAGTGTCCCGGCTATGCGTTGGGGGACGTTTTTGAACACCGAATCCGATAGCCGTTGTTCGGTGGCGGCGAGACGATGCCCAAGGGTCTCGGCGATGCGGGTGGCTATGCGTACGTCCGATAGCAGAAAGCCGGTCACGTCGTCCCGGTTCATCGTGCACACGATCGACTCGTCAAGCGCCTCGGCAAAGTTGTCGTACATCTGCTGGCCGAGAATCGTCATTTCCCCAAAGATCGTCCCCGGATCAATCATGGCCGTGGTCAAGGCTCGTCCATCGGGAGCCACGCGGAAGATGCGGATGCGTCCGCGTTTCAGAATGTAAAGGCGTTCGGCGCGCTTATACGGGGTGTACAGGATTTCGCCCGCGTCATAGGTACGCATAGGGGCCGCCGCTGCGATAGCGTCGAGGTCGTCTTTGGACAGATCGCGGAATATGTCCACCTCGGTCAAATACTGACTGGCGTGTGGTCCTGACATCGAATCCATCGTCTCGTTACGGTGCGGCGCCCATGGTGGATCACCGACAGTCCACCATGGCTGTCGTTTCAATCTTTCCCAAGTCGTTTGCACACAGTATGGCATCGACGTGGACTCCGAAAGGCGAGATACGTCATTACCGTCCGAATAGGCCACATCGATCACCACTTGAACTTTTGTATTACGCGTTCCGCCGCGAGAACACCTGATAAACGATTCCCAGAATCAGACCGAAGATCAAGTGCCCCACCAGTGACTGCATCGCCGTCGTGTTGATGACGAAAACCATCTCGGTCATTCCCAGGATGGTCGGCATGAGAATCAGCGCACCCAGCACCCACCAGACGGCGCCGTACAGCAGGGCGAATACGAGGGTGCGCGGCCAGCCTTTGGCCACTGTCCCGAACAGGAGCCCGAAGCTACCCCCGATACCCATGGAAATAACCAGATGCACCAGCCACCCGATAGCGACCGAGGAGCCGCCGACCAGCGCGGCCACCATGGTGATCATTCCCATCATCTGCATGAGCACGCCGAACATGATCCCACCGGCGATACCGCCGACGATGCCGTAGCCAATCCGGGGAATCACCGCATGTCGTATATTCGGCACGGTTTCCGCTGCCATGACAATCTCCTCCCTTGTCACCTCGTCCCAGCGTGTGAACGCCGACTCGATCTCAGTTCGCAAGCCGATTCGATATGAGTAGACGTCGTCTCACGCCCGGACAATGCTCAAGTTATGGCGCACGGGTGCCGTAGTCGGTAACGGCGATTACATTACGGGGAGAAATTCGACGATCGGTCAATCCGAGCGCAGCCCCGGGCTGCGAGCCGTACGCCCACCGATCTCCATGACCAGTTGCGCGGCGGCCAGCTGGACTCCGTATGCCCAGCTGGGATAGGCGGCAGTGGCCTGTGCGAGCCGCCCGGCGAAGGTATCGGCCGTCATCGCCAGCACTACGGGCTGAATCATTTCCCCAGCGTGTGGGGCCATGATGCTAGCTCCGATCAAACGGCCGCCGCCTCTATGTCCGAGTCCCTTTCGGCGGTCGGCGATGAGTTTGACGTAGCCGTCCGTTCGGTCGGCCACGATGGCGCGGTCGATGTCGTCGAGCGGAAGGTAAGCGACCCGGGCACTATCGGGGGCTCTGTCCTCCCGAACTCCTACGTAGGCGATCTCGGGGTCGGTGTACACCACCGCCGGAATGGCGTCGGTCGAATAGGTGCGGTTGCGGGTCGTCAAAGCGTATCCGGTGGCCATCCGTCCCATGGCGTAGGCGGCGTGTGTGAAGGGCATCAGGCCGGTCACGTCTCCGGCCGCCCACACGCCCGACCCGGTGGTGGCCAGGTGTTCGTCGGTGCGGATGTAGCCGTGCTCGGTCAACTCGACTCCCGCCTTGTCCACATCGAGCCCCCGGGTCACCGGCCGTCGTCCCGTTGCCCACAACAGGCACTCGGCTTCGAAGACGCGACCGTCGGACACCGTGACCAACTGGCGGTCGATACGGTGTTCGACCGCCTCCACCGCGGCACCGGTCACCACCTCGATTCCCTCCCCGAGGAAACGGCGCCGCAGAATCTCGCCGGCCTCGGCTTCGATGCCTGGAAGCAAGCGATCGGACGCCTCCATCACGGTCGTGGGAATCCCCAGGCGGGACAGGGCTTGCCCCAGTTCACACCCGACCACACCCCCACCGACCACGGCAATGGACTCTGGCTTGCCGGCCAGGTCGAATATGCTGTCGGTGGTGTGTACGTGCGCCGCGTCCAGGCCCGGTACCGGCGGAAGGACCGGCGTCGATCCGGTTGCCAACACGACCTTGGAGGCTCCGATATGATGCTTTCCCACCAACAGCGTCCCAGGTGAGATGAACTGCGCCTGACCGGAGAACACATCGATTCCCTCGTCGTTGAGAGCCTCGACGTCCTCGGTCGCGGCGATGGTGTCGATGGAGGCACGCACCCGCCGCATGGCGGCGCGGAAGTCAAGGCCCTCTGCCGCCGCCTCGATCAAGGACTGCGATGGGACACATCCCGTCCACGTGCAATCGCCGCCCAACGGCCCGTTCGATATCAAAGCCGTCGTTACACCGTGTTCCCGGGCCGCTCGAGCGGCTCCCAAGCCCGCGGCTCCTCCTCCAATGACCACCAGATCGTAATCCATAATCCCTTCCCTGGCACCGATTGAACGCTGAGGGTTCGTTCGAGGAACACCCCACCCATTCGCATTGTCGCCAAAACCAGCTGCACTATCGTGCGATCGAGGAGGAAATCCGAGATGGACGCCGTGAGTTCAGAAGGTTCTGGGCGTTTCAGCAACCAGCGGACCGTACTCCACTACATCACCCCACTCGGGTTCGTTCCCTGCTTCCGCCACCAAGATAGTCACGGGCAGTCGATTCCCATTGGCTTATCGTTCCTTGTTTCCCCTCCCCGACCAGTCGATTCAGTATGGAGCAGGAACGGAAACCGTTTCTGTAAGCGGATCTACAGAATCCATTATATCGTCATCTATCAATTGAGAGTGCTCTTTTGCGGTGCTCAGTCGTTCCGTTTTTCCACCGGGCTCGGCTCCGGCAGGAACCGTTCGAAGAAACTCTGACAGACCTCGTGCAGCAGATCCGGTGCGATTCCGTCGGAATCGGCGTCGTTCAAACACAGAAAATCGTATGAGGCACCCTTCAAAAACTCCCGCAGGCGGGTGGGCGTCGACGCCTGTTCCAGTCCCGCGTAAAAGAGTCGAGCGTGGCCCGGAGTGGCGCGCTGGGTCAAATAGGCCCAGTAGTGATGGAGCGACGAGGTCAAAGATATGTCGCTGGGATGTCGGAACGGCTGTGTGGCCGTTTCCCGTAGGCGATCCGGATACTCCGCTTCGATTTCCCGAAGCACCTCCTTGTTCAAGGCATGCGGAGTGTGTTTCATTTTCTGCCGGTTGACCGAGCCGAATCTGTCCATCAGAATCCGGCGGTTGTTCTTGGCCGCCTGGTCGACCGGAATGTCGTGGTCGTTGACCGGCATACCGTTGATACGCGCCGGGGACGGGAAGAAGTGCGTCATTCCCGTGGCGGTGAAAAATTTGCTCGGAGAGGTCGGCCGCGCCAACAGCACGTCGTCGTTGAAGTAGAGAAACTGCTCGCTCAAACCAGGAATATGATGAAGCCTCGTTTCAATCGCCTGTGAATTGAACGAATGGTCCACTCCGACATCGCGAAAGATCTCCCGATGCGACACAACGGTGATCCGACTGCTCGATTCGTCCAGCCAGGACGGTACCTGGTCGTCGGTGACCAGGTAGACGTGGCGAACCCACGGCGCGAAGGCGAAAAGAGACCGCATCGAGTACTTCAACTCGTCGCGATTGGCGAAACGGGAATCGTTCGAGGAGAGCTTGGACGGCGAGCGCCCCAGCTTCTCCAAGGCGCGGTTCTTTCGGTCGTTCCAATCGGGGTCGCTGCCGTCGACCCAGGTGTAGACCACGTCGATGGGGAATCGGATGGAGAAGGT
It encodes the following:
- a CDS encoding DUF6789 family protein, encoding MAAETVPNIRHAVIPRIGYGIVGGIAGGIMFGVLMQMMGMITMVAALVGGSSVAIGWLVHLVISMGIGGSFGLLFGTVAKGWPRTLVFALLYGAVWWVLGALILMPTILGMTEMVFVINTTAMQSLVGHLIFGLILGIVYQVFSRRNA
- a CDS encoding dihydrolipoyl dehydrogenase family protein, whose protein sequence is MDYDLVVIGGGAAGLGAARAAREHGVTTALISNGPLGGDCTWTGCVPSQSLIEAAAEGLDFRAAMRRVRASIDTIAATEDVEALNDEGIDVFSGQAQFISPGTLLVGKHHIGASKVVLATGSTPVLPPVPGLDAAHVHTTDSIFDLAGKPESIAVVGGGVVGCELGQALSRLGIPTTVMEASDRLLPGIEAEAGEILRRRFLGEGIEVVTGAAVEAVEHRIDRQLVTVSDGRVFEAECLLWATGRRPVTRGLDVDKAGVELTEHGYIRTDEHLATTGSGVWAAGDVTGLMPFTHAAYAMGRMATGYALTTRNRTYSTDAIPAVVYTDPEIAYVGVREDRAPDSARVAYLPLDDIDRAIVADRTDGYVKLIADRRKGLGHRGGGRLIGASIMAPHAGEMIQPVVLAMTADTFAGRLAQATAAYPSWAYGVQLAAAQLVMEIGGRTARSPGLRSD
- a CDS encoding stealth family protein; translated protein: MSTVVKPIQRRLIKLVPSGQRLTLTQWTARQTDRWSSRNARRQAVARQHPLQERERLLTGIIACFDSAGCEYFRIPDHRYNHTQLGVLPENHDTFVSSVLPALRTAELRVTRWPCENGQAWSISLPKSNHRCIVALWNSNGEAMVSPVQNSLAVKRSEGPLLVQGEERDFSWLYDDAADGRKYPTFPSLIAPDTFSIRFPIDVVYTWVDGSDPDWNDRKNRALEKLGRSPSKLSSNDSRFANRDELKYSMRSLFAFAPWVRHVYLVTDDQVPSWLDESSSRITVVSHREIFRDVGVDHSFNSQAIETRLHHIPGLSEQFLYFNDDVLLARPTSPSKFFTATGMTHFFPSPARINGMPVNDHDIPVDQAAKNNRRILMDRFGSVNRQKMKHTPHALNKEVLREIEAEYPDRLRETATQPFRHPSDISLTSSLHHYWAYLTQRATPGHARLFYAGLEQASTPTRLREFLKGASYDFLCLNDADSDGIAPDLLHEVCQSFFERFLPEPSPVEKRND
- a CDS encoding Crp/Fnr family transcriptional regulator, whose product is MSGPHASQYLTEVDIFRDLSKDDLDAIAAAAPMRTYDAGEILYTPYKRAERLYILKRGRIRIFRVAPDGRALTTAMIDPGTIFGEMTILGQQMYDNFAEALDESIVCTMNRDDVTGFLLSDVRIATRIAETLGHRLAATEQRLSDSVFKNVPQRIAGTLCTLVEQQDRKPTVHLTHEQLGALVGTSRETTTKVLGEFAESGWIKLGRAKITVVDEASLVRFAGN